In the genome of Caulobacter flavus, the window TCCAGAACATCATCGTCAAGAACAGCACGGGCGGGGCTCTGGTCCGCCTGCGCGACGTCGCCCGCGTCGAACTGGGCGCCGAAAGCTACGTCTCTACCGCGAAGTTCAACGGCCGTCCGGCCGCGGGCCTGGCCATCCGCCTGGCCCCGGGCGCCAACGCCCTCGACACCGCCAAGGCGGTGAAGGAGCAGATGGCCACGCTCGAGAAGACCTTCCCGGCCGGCTACAAGTACGTCGTTCCCTACGACTCCACGCCGTTCGTGGAACTGTCGATCCACGAAGTGATCAAGACGCTGGTGGAAGCCATCATCCTGGTCTTCATCGTCATGTTCCTGTTCCTGCAGAACTGGCGCGCCACCCTGATCCCGACCATCGCCGTCCCGGTCGTCCTGCTGGGCACCTTCGGCATCCTCGCGGCCTTCGGCTACTCCATCAACACCCTGACCATGTTCGGCCTCGTGCTGGCCATCGGCCTGCTCGTCGACGACGCCATCGTCGTGGTCGAGAACGTCGAGCGGGTGATGAGCGAAGAGGGCCTCTCCCCCGTCGAGGCCACCCGCAAGTCGATGGGCGAAATCACCGGCGCCCTGATCGGCATCGCCCTGGTGCTGTCGGCGGTGTTCGTGCCGATGGCCTTCTTCAGCGGTTCGCAAGGCGTCATCTACCGCCAGTTCTCGATCACCATCGTCTCGGCGATGATGCTGTCGGTGGTGGTGGCCCTGGTGCTGACGCCGGCGCTCTGCGCCACCATGCTGAAGCCGCATGACCGCGCCCACGGCGAGGCTCTGCGCACCGATCATCCGGGCGCGCTCGGTGCGGTGATCAACTTCTTCAACCGCTTCTTCAACTGGTTCAACCGCAGCTTCAACGACGTATCGGGCCGCTACCAGGGCGGGGTTCGCAAGATCCTCGGCCGGAGTGTCCGCTGGATGGCCATCTACGGCGTCATCATCCTGGTCATGGGCCTGCTGTTCGTCCGCCTGCCCAGCGCCTTCCTGCCGGAAGAAGACCAGGGGATCATGATCACCCTCGTCCAGCTGCCGCCGGGCGCCACCGAGGAACGCACCCTGGGCGTCCTCGACCAGGTCCGCAGCCACTTCCTGGACGAAGAGAAGGAAGCCGTGCAGTCGGTGTTCACCGTCTCGGGCTTCAGCTTCAGCGGCGCCGGTCAGAACGCCGGTCTCGCCTTCGTCCGCCTGAAGGACTTCGACGAACGCAAGGCCGCCAATCTGAAGGCTCCGGCCGTCGCCGGCCGCGCCATGGGCAAGTTCCTGCAGATCCGCGATGCGATGGTGTTCGCCGTCGTGCCGCCGGCCGTGCCGGAACTGGGCACCTCGTCGGGCTTCGACTTCCAGCTGCAGGACATCGGCGGCGTGGGCCATGACGCCCTCACCGCGGCCCGCAACCAGGTTCTGGGCATGGCTGGCCAGGATCCCAACCTGGTCGGCGTGCGTCCCAACGGCCAGGAAGACACCCCGCAGCTGAAGATCGACATCGACCAGGCCAAGGCCGGCTCGATGGGCCTGACCACGGCCGACATCAACGCCGCGCTCAGCGCCGCGTGGGGCGGCTCGTACGTCAACGACTTCATCGATCGCGGCCGGGTCAAGAAGGTCTACATGCAGGCCGACGCGCCCTACCGCATGAAGCCCGAAGACCTGAACAGCTGGTACGTCCGCAACAGCAGCGGCCAGATGGTGCCCTTCTCGGCCTTCGCCACGACCCGCTGGGTCTACGGCTCGCCGCGTCTGGAGCGCTACAACGGCCTGTCGTCGATGAACATCCAGGGCGCTCCGGCCCCGGGCAAGAGCTCGGGCGACGCGATGAAGGCCATGGAGAAGATCGCCGCCCAGCTGCCGGCCGGCATCGGCTTCGAATGGACCGGCCTGTCGGCCCAGGAACGTGAAGCGGGCAACCAGGCTCCGGCCCTGTACGCGATCTCGATCCTGGTGGTGTTCCTGCTGCTGGCGGCCCTCTACGAGAGCTGGTCGATCCCGCTGTCGGTCATCATGGTCATCCCGCTCGGCATCGTCGGCGCCCTGCTGGCGACCACCCTGCGCGGCCTGTCCAACGACATCTACTTCCAGGTGGGCCTGCTCACGACCATGGGCCTGGCGGCCAAGAACGCCATCCTGATCGTCGAGTTCGCCAAGGAGATCTTCGAGCGCACCGGCAACCTGGTGGAAGCCACGCTGGAAGCCGTCCGCATCCGTCTGCGTCCGATCATCATGACCTCGCTGGCCTTCGTCTTCGGCGTTCTGCCGCTCGCGATCTCCAACGGCGCCGGTTCGGGCAGCCAGCACGCTATCGGCACGGGCGTCATCGGCGGCATGCTGTCGGCGACCATCCTGGCGATCTTCTTCGTCCCGCTGTTCTTCGTGATCGTCGAACGGATCTTCAAGCCCAAGCCCCGTCACCACGACGAGGCCCCCGCCGCTCCGGCCGAGAGCCACTGAGATGCTTCGTAACCTGACCCTCACCCTGCTGGCGGCCAGCGCGCTGACCGCCTGCACCATGGCCCCGAAGTACGAGCGACCGGCATTGCCGGTCGCCACGACCTGGCCCACGGCTTCGGCCAACGGCCAGACGGCTTCGGCTGGCGACCTCGCCTGGAAGCAGGTGTTCGAGGATCCCCGCCTGGCGGGGACCATCGACCTGGCCCTGGCCAACAGCCGCGACCTGCGGGTCGCGGTGCTCAACATCGAGCAGGCCCGCGCCACCTACCGCATGCAGCGCGCGGCCCTGCTGCCGACGGTCAACGGCACGCTGTCGGGCACCAAGAGCGAGACCCCGACGGCGGCCTCTGGCTTCGGCTCGGCCATCGGCGGCTCGGGCGCGCTGGAGGTCGAGAACTACAACGCCAACGTCGGCGTCACCTCGTACGAGCTCGACATCTTCGGCCGCGTGCGCAGCCTGAAGGACCAGGCGCTCAACAGCTACCTGGCCACCGAGCAGACCGCCCGGGCGACCCAGATCAGCCTGATCGCCGAGACGGCCAACGCCTGGCTGACCCTGGCCGCCGACCAGGACCTGCTGGCCCTGGCCAAGGACACGCTGAAGAGCCGCGAAGACAGCCTCGCCCTGGCCCAGCGCCAGTTCGACGTCGGCGCGGCCTCGCAGCTGGACCTGCGCACCTCGCAGACCCTGGCCGAGACCGCCCGATCGGACGTCGCGACCTACTCGGCCCAGGTCGAGCGCGACAAGAACGCCCTGCGCCTGCTGGTCGGGACCGAGGTTCCGGCCGACCTGCTGCCGGCCGGCGGCCTGATCACCGCCCAGATCCTTCCGGACCTGCCGGCGGGCGTGGCCTCGGACGTGCTGACCCGTCGTCCCGACGTGCTGGCGGCCGAGCACACGCTGATGGGCGCCAACGCCAACATCGGCGCGGCCCGCGCGGCCTTCTTCCCGCGCATCAGCCTGACCGGCTCGTACGGCAGCGCCAGCGCCGACCTGGACGGCCTGTTCAAGGGCGGCACCAAGGCCTGGAGCTTCGCGCCGAGCATCAGCGTGCCGATCTTCGCCGGCGGGGCCAACAAGGCCGGGCTCGACAGCGCCAAGGCCGGCCAGAAGATCGCCGTGGCCAACTACGAGAAGGCCGTGCAGACGGCGTTCCGCGAAGTGGCCGACGCCCTGGCGACCCAGGCCACCATCGGCGACCGCCTGGCCGCCCAGGAACGCCTGGCCGCCGCCGCCGCCGACACCACCCGCCTGACCAAGCTGCGCTACGACCGCGGCGTGGACAGCTCGCTCGTCCTGCTCGACGCCCAGCGCACGCAGTATTCGGCCCAGCAGGGCCTGATCAACGCGCGCCTGGCCCGGGCCAGCAACCTGGTCACCCTCTACAAGGTCCTCGGCGGCGGCGCCCCGAAGGCCTGAGCTATCGGGGAGGGTCCCGGCCCTCCCCTCACCGATCCCCGCGCGACGGTGCGGGGCTGATCGCGGCGGCATCCCCCCGGACACGCCGCGACCGGAAGGGGCGCATCACCCCCCAATCCCAGATGCGCCCCTTCCACCCCTTCTCTCCCTGACAATCAGACCCGCCTCGCCGAAGCCGCCTCCAGCCGCTGGTGCAGGCCGTCCAGCCGGGCCTCGCAGGCCGCGCGGATCGCCGGATCGACCGCCGCGCGCTTGGCCGCCCCGTCCGGCCGGAACGCCTGCCCGGGCGCCTTGGCGTCGGTCCGCGCCGCCGCCGCCATCGCCTGCGCCTCGATCTCCGTCGGCGCCCAGCCGAAGTGCGGCAGCACCGTCGTCGCCACCGCGCCCGGCAGGGCCTCGTAGTTCACCAGCAGACCCGCGTCGTCGGCCGCGAACGCCGCCAGCATAGCCTCGCCGATCGCCGCCAGCACGTCGGCCTGATAGCCGGCGTCGGGCGCCGCCGGCGCGTCCAGGCCGAACACCGCCGGCGCCACCACCTGCGGAACCATCTGCATTCCCGGCGAGCGCGCGTGCGAGACCATCACCTCGGCCGGCGCGCGATAGAGGTGCAGCCACGGCGTGTTCGGGAAGGCTTGCCTGAACAGGTCGAAGAAGCGGGCGTGCCAGCAGTCTAGCTTGAGGAACAATCGCTCGTCCCCCGCCCCCCGCGCCCGGCCCAGCGCCGCCACGACGCCGCGCAGCAGCATGACCTTGCGCGCCAAGGGCAGGTCGCCTCGCGCCACGTGGTCGATCGGCGCGGCCTCGGACAGCACGGTCGCCCCGTCCGGCGCGCCCAGCATCCGGCCAAGCAGGGTCGAGCCGCAGCGCGACATGTGGAAGATCAGGCCGTCGGGGGCGGGCCCCGCCAGTCCCTCCAGGGCCGACAGCGGGGTGCGCAGGCGCAGCAGCCGGTTCAACGGCAGCGACCAGACCTTGGGCGCGCTCTCGCCGAAGAACGGTTCCATCAGCCGCCGCGCGCCGAAGAACGCCCAGTCGACGGCGTCCTCGCCGGGCAGGACCGCGACCGGCAGCCAGCCGGCCGGCGGCGCGGCCTGGCGCGGGACCATGCGGCGGCGTGCCAGTTCCCGGCTCAGCGCCTCGGCCGGAACCGACAGGCCCCAGGTCTTTGCCAGGGCCTGCGCCTCGGCGGCGAAATCCTCGTCGCGGAACAGTCCAGCCAGGATCGCGCAGGCGGCCGCGTCCTCGGCCAGCCGCGCCACGAGCGCCTCGAGATCCGGCGCCCTGTCCGCCTGAAGTTGCATGCCCGCCCCTGGCCCTTGTCGGTTGAAGGGCCGCACAATAGGCTCGGGCAATGGGATTTCCAGACCGTCTGAAGCTGCCGCTCGCCTTCGATCCGTCGCGCCTGCGCGCGGACCTTGCGGCCCTGGCCGCCTCCACCGACTGGATCGCCCACTTCGTGAAGCAGAACTACGAAGGCGACTGGAGCGTCATCCCCCTGCGCAGCCAGGCCGGGGCCACGCACCCGGTGATGATGATCTATTCGGATCCCAGCGCCACGGCGTTCGAGGACACGCCGTTCCTGGCGCCCTGCCCCTATTTCCGCGAGGTGATCGCCGCCTTCCCGTTCCAGCCCACCAGCGTGCGGCTGATGAAGCTGGCGCCCGGCTCGGTCATCAAGACCCACCACGACGAGGACCTGGACGCCGGCTCGCTGCTGGTGCGTTTCCACGTGCCGGTGGTCACCAATCCCGACGTCGACTTCCGCCTCAACGGGCAGCGCGTGGTGATGGAGGCCGGCAGCGCCTGGTATCTCAAGCTCACCGACCCCCACAGCGTCGCCAACCACGGAACCGAGGACCGCGTGCACCTGGTGATCGACGGCTATGTCAACGACTGGGTGCGGGGGCTGTTTACCGGAGCGATGGAAGAGGCGGTCTAGGCGCGCGCCTTCGCGAGCCCAAAAAACTCCGCTTCCCTCGCCCCTGTGGCGAGGGCCCATGCCGGCGACCGCTCAAACCCGGGCCGAACTCGAAGGGCCTGAGCGGCTGAACGATGGGCCCTGGGCACAGGGCCCAGGGAAGCAGGTTTATCGTTCTTGGAGATCACGCCCCCAGCAGCGTGAACTGGGCGTTCAGCCCGTCCACCGAACTGCTCGCCACCCAGACGTCGAACACCCCCGGCTCGGCGATCCAGCGGTCGCCTTCGCCGAAGAAGGTCAGGCTGCCGCGCTCAAGCTCGAACACGACGTCGCGGCTCTCGCCCGGCTTCAGGCTGACCCGCAGGAAGCGCTTGAGCTCGCGCACCGGCCGGGTGCGGCTGGCCACCCGGTCGCGGGTGTAGAGCTGCACCACGTGCACGCCCTCGCGCCTGCCGGTGTTGGTCACCCGGGCGCTGACCTGCAGCTTGTCGTTCCAGCCCAGGGTCGGCGAGGACAGCTTCAGGTTCGACAGCGCGAAGGTGGTGTAGGCCAGGCCATAGCCGAACGGATACAGCGCCTCGTTCTTCACCGTGCGCCAGCGGGCCTTGTACTCCTGGATCTCGCTGTCGGCCGGGGCCGGGCGGCCGGTGGTGCGGTGATTGTAGGCGTAGGGCTGCTGGCCGCTCTCGTAGGGAAAGCTGACCGGCAGGCGGCCCGAAGGGTTCACCGCGCCGAACACCACGTCGGCCACGGCGTGGCCGGTCTCGGTGCCCAGGAACCAGGTGGCCAGGATCGCCGGGGCGTTCTTCACCGCCCCGTCCAGCACCAGGGCCCGGCCGTGGCGCAGCAGCACGACGGTGGGACGGCCGACAGCCGCCACCGCCTCGGCCAGCATCATCTGCGGCCTGGGGATGCCGATGTCGGTGCGCGACTGGGCCTCGCCCGACATGTTCTGGCCCTCGCCCACCGCCAGCACGACGATGTTTGCGGCCCTGGCGGCGGCCACGGCGGCCTCTATCCCCCCGGGGATCGAGGCCTCGACGTCGCTGCCCTTGACGGTCTGCAGCAGGTTGGGATCGGCCATGGCCTGACGGAAGCCGGTGGCCAGGTCGACGCCCAGGCTCTTGTCGCCGAAGAAGGCCCACGGCCCCAGGATGTTGTCACGGTCGTCGGCGAACGGCCCGATCAGCGCGATGCGCTTGCCCGCGCGCGGCAGCGGCAAGAGGTTTCCGTCGTTCTTCAGCAGCACGATCGAGCGGGCGCCGGCCTCGCGGCTCAGCGCGCGCATGGCCGGCGTCGCCGTGCGGGCGGCCTGGGCCTTGGGGTCGATCGAGCGGAACGGCTGCTCGAACAGGCCGATGGCCTCCTTCAGCATCAGCACCCGGCGCACGGCCTGGTCGACCACCGCCATCGGCACCGCGCCGCTCTTGACCAGTTCGGGCAGGTAGCGGCTGTAGAGGCCGCTCTGCATGCTGATGTCGACGCCCGCCAGGATCGCCAGGCGCGCGGCGTCACGGTCGTCGGCGGCGTAGCCATGGGCCACCAGTTCCTGATCGGCGGTGTAGTCGGAGATGACCACGCCCTTGAAGCCCCACTCGGTGCGCAGCAAGTCGGTCAGCAGCCGCTTGTTGGCCGTGGCCGGCACGCCGTTGATGTCGTTGAAGGCCGACATGGCGGTCAGGCAGCCGGCCTCGAAGGCGGCCTGGAACGGCGGCAGGTGCACCTCCCGCAGCGTGGCCTCGGAGATCTCGACGGTGTTGTAGTCCATGCCCGCGGCCACCGCGCCGTAGGCGGCGAAGTGCTTGGCGCAGGCCAGCATCGAGTCCGCGGCCTTCAGGTCCGGCCCCTGGAAGCCGCGCACCCGCGCCTGGGCAAGGGCCTCGCCCAGGAACACGTCCTCGCCCGAGCCCTCGGCCACCCGGCCCCAGCGCTCGTCGCGGGCCACGTCGACCATCGGCGCGAAGGTCCAGTGCAGGCCATGGGCCGTGGCCTCCTGCGCGGCGGCGCGGGCGGTGCGGTAGGCCAGCGGCGGGTCGAAGCTGGCGGCCTCGGCCAGCGGGATCGGATAGACAGTCTTGAAGCCGTGGATGACGTCGGCGGCCAGCAGCAGCGGGATGCCGAGACGCGAATGCTCCACCGCCGCGGTCTGGGCCAGCAGCGCGCCCTCGACCCCGACGCCGTTCATCAGCGTGCCGATCTTGCCCGCCCGGGTCTCGGCCAGCAGCTGCTGGGTGTTGCGCAGGTTCACGGCCGGGTTCATGTCGCCCACCGGCGGGCGGATCATGTCGGCGTAGCACGACAGCTGGCCGGCCTTCTCGTCGATGGTCATCTGGGCGATCAACGCCTCGACCCTCTGCGAGCCCCGGACTTGCGCCGCCGCCTTGCCGGCCACCGCCAGCCCGGCCAGGCCCGCCGCCCCGGCCACCAGTCCGCGACGGCTGATCCCTTCAAGCGAAGCTACGCGCCGATCCATAGAATCCCTTCCGACTGTATCGCGGCCGGCAACCTCGCCGACCGGGGCGGATCACGCAACGCCTCGCCCCTCATCGGGCGAACCTGTGACGGCCGCTTGCGTTATCAGTCTGGCTGAAGGGAGACCCGACCATGTCCGCTCAATGGCGCATCGAGATCCGGCTTGGCGACGGCCACGCTCCGCTGCGCAGCGTGCTCGTCGAGGCCGACACCGAGGTCGAGGCCCTGCGGCAGGTGCTGGAAGAGGCCGAGCGCGACCACGTCGCGGCCGAGGAACTGCTGCTGGACGGCCAGGAGGAGGTGTTCTCGCGCACCGAAGTCCTCGACGGCCACGTGGAGCACCAGGCCCAGGCCTGACCGCCGCTCGCCCGCGAGCGGACCCCGTGCTAGGCCAGGGCGTCCGGAGACGCCCTTGGTCCAGTCGCGCATCCTCTTCGTCGTCAATGCCGGCCCCAGCGTCGGCGGCGGCCACTTCATGCGCGGCCTCAACCTGGCGCGGGCGCTCGAGGCCCGGGGCGCGGCCTGCGCCTTCGTCGGACCGGCCGCCGTCGCCGGCCTCGCCGCCACCTTCGCCTCGCCCGAACTGTGCGCCGGAACCTTCGCCGACGCCGACCTGATCGCGGGCGCCGCGGCCCTGGCGACCCACTACGACGCCCTCGTCTTCGACCACTACGGCCTGGACGCGAACGACCACCGCGCGATCGCCGACGGCCGCCCCACCCTGGTGGTCGACGACCTGGCCGACCGGCCGCTGGCCGCCGACCTGCTGCTGGACGCAGGCGTCATGCGCCGGGCCGCCGACTACGACGGCCTGGTTCCGCCGCGCGCCCAACTGCTGCTCGGCCCCAACCACGCGGCCCTGTCGCCCGCCTTCGCCGCCCTGCGCGACGAGACCCTGGCGCGCCGCGCGACCACCAGCCGGGTCGAGCGGGTGCTGGTCTCGCTTGGCCTGACCGACGTCGGCGGGATCAC includes:
- a CDS encoding glycoside hydrolase family 3 N-terminal domain-containing protein, giving the protein MDRRVASLEGISRRGLVAGAAGLAGLAVAGKAAAQVRGSQRVEALIAQMTIDEKAGQLSCYADMIRPPVGDMNPAVNLRNTQQLLAETRAGKIGTLMNGVGVEGALLAQTAAVEHSRLGIPLLLAADVIHGFKTVYPIPLAEAASFDPPLAYRTARAAAQEATAHGLHWTFAPMVDVARDERWGRVAEGSGEDVFLGEALAQARVRGFQGPDLKAADSMLACAKHFAAYGAVAAGMDYNTVEISEATLREVHLPPFQAAFEAGCLTAMSAFNDINGVPATANKRLLTDLLRTEWGFKGVVISDYTADQELVAHGYAADDRDAARLAILAGVDISMQSGLYSRYLPELVKSGAVPMAVVDQAVRRVLMLKEAIGLFEQPFRSIDPKAQAARTATPAMRALSREAGARSIVLLKNDGNLLPLPRAGKRIALIGPFADDRDNILGPWAFFGDKSLGVDLATGFRQAMADPNLLQTVKGSDVEASIPGGIEAAVAAARAANIVVLAVGEGQNMSGEAQSRTDIGIPRPQMMLAEAVAAVGRPTVVLLRHGRALVLDGAVKNAPAILATWFLGTETGHAVADVVFGAVNPSGRLPVSFPYESGQQPYAYNHRTTGRPAPADSEIQEYKARWRTVKNEALYPFGYGLAYTTFALSNLKLSSPTLGWNDKLQVSARVTNTGRREGVHVVQLYTRDRVASRTRPVRELKRFLRVSLKPGESRDVVFELERGSLTFFGEGDRWIAEPGVFDVWVASSSVDGLNAQFTLLGA
- a CDS encoding efflux RND transporter permease subunit, with the translated sequence MLSRFFIDRPIFAWVVAIVIMLAGALAIRTLPIAQYPEIALPQVSVSANYPGASAKTVEDSVTQVIEQKMKGLDGLDYMSSTSDSSGSATVTLTFKAGTDIDIAQVQVQNKLQTATALLPQEVQQQGLTVAKSARNFMMVVGLYSENDKTTNTDLADYIASNIQDPLSRVDGVGEVQLFGAQYAMRIWLDPNKLSSYSLTPSDVSAAIQAQNAQVSAGQLGGTPNLPGTGLNATITAQSRLQTPEEFQNIIVKNSTGGALVRLRDVARVELGAESYVSTAKFNGRPAAGLAIRLAPGANALDTAKAVKEQMATLEKTFPAGYKYVVPYDSTPFVELSIHEVIKTLVEAIILVFIVMFLFLQNWRATLIPTIAVPVVLLGTFGILAAFGYSINTLTMFGLVLAIGLLVDDAIVVVENVERVMSEEGLSPVEATRKSMGEITGALIGIALVLSAVFVPMAFFSGSQGVIYRQFSITIVSAMMLSVVVALVLTPALCATMLKPHDRAHGEALRTDHPGALGAVINFFNRFFNWFNRSFNDVSGRYQGGVRKILGRSVRWMAIYGVIILVMGLLFVRLPSAFLPEEDQGIMITLVQLPPGATEERTLGVLDQVRSHFLDEEKEAVQSVFTVSGFSFSGAGQNAGLAFVRLKDFDERKAANLKAPAVAGRAMGKFLQIRDAMVFAVVPPAVPELGTSSGFDFQLQDIGGVGHDALTAARNQVLGMAGQDPNLVGVRPNGQEDTPQLKIDIDQAKAGSMGLTTADINAALSAAWGGSYVNDFIDRGRVKKVYMQADAPYRMKPEDLNSWYVRNSSGQMVPFSAFATTRWVYGSPRLERYNGLSSMNIQGAPAPGKSSGDAMKAMEKIAAQLPAGIGFEWTGLSAQEREAGNQAPALYAISILVVFLLLAALYESWSIPLSVIMVIPLGIVGALLATTLRGLSNDIYFQVGLLTTMGLAAKNAILIVEFAKEIFERTGNLVEATLEAVRIRLRPIIMTSLAFVFGVLPLAISNGAGSGSQHAIGTGVIGGMLSATILAIFFVPLFFVIVERIFKPKPRHHDEAPAAPAESH
- the pseG gene encoding UDP-2,4-diacetamido-2,4,6-trideoxy-beta-L-altropyranose hydrolase, which encodes MRGLNLARALEARGAACAFVGPAAVAGLAATFASPELCAGTFADADLIAGAAALATHYDALVFDHYGLDANDHRAIADGRPTLVVDDLADRPLAADLLLDAGVMRRAADYDGLVPPRAQLLLGPNHAALSPAFAALRDETLARRATTSRVERVLVSLGLTDVGGITALSIRALLPVLGERRLDVVVGGQAPSLPDLRALAAADQRLTLHVDSRDMPRLTAQADLAVGAAGSSSWERCVLGLPTLSLVLADNQREAAHALSDLGAHRALASAEIDALGSAFAALVGDPDAWRAMSAAAATVCDGLGAQRTADRFLALVSPRLGNTRATLA
- a CDS encoding aspartyl beta-hydroxylase gives rise to the protein MQLQADRAPDLEALVARLAEDAAACAILAGLFRDEDFAAEAQALAKTWGLSVPAEALSRELARRRMVPRQAAPPAGWLPVAVLPGEDAVDWAFFGARRLMEPFFGESAPKVWSLPLNRLLRLRTPLSALEGLAGPAPDGLIFHMSRCGSTLLGRMLGAPDGATVLSEAAPIDHVARGDLPLARKVMLLRGVVAALGRARGAGDERLFLKLDCWHARFFDLFRQAFPNTPWLHLYRAPAEVMVSHARSPGMQMVPQVVAPAVFGLDAPAAPDAGYQADVLAAIGEAMLAAFAADDAGLLVNYEALPGAVATTVLPHFGWAPTEIEAQAMAAAARTDAKAPGQAFRPDGAAKRAAVDPAIRAACEARLDGLHQRLEAASARRV
- a CDS encoding aspartyl/asparaginyl beta-hydroxylase domain-containing protein, which encodes MGFPDRLKLPLAFDPSRLRADLAALAASTDWIAHFVKQNYEGDWSVIPLRSQAGATHPVMMIYSDPSATAFEDTPFLAPCPYFREVIAAFPFQPTSVRLMKLAPGSVIKTHHDEDLDAGSLLVRFHVPVVTNPDVDFRLNGQRVVMEAGSAWYLKLTDPHSVANHGTEDRVHLVIDGYVNDWVRGLFTGAMEEAV
- a CDS encoding efflux transporter outer membrane subunit, translating into MLRNLTLTLLAASALTACTMAPKYERPALPVATTWPTASANGQTASAGDLAWKQVFEDPRLAGTIDLALANSRDLRVAVLNIEQARATYRMQRAALLPTVNGTLSGTKSETPTAASGFGSAIGGSGALEVENYNANVGVTSYELDIFGRVRSLKDQALNSYLATEQTARATQISLIAETANAWLTLAADQDLLALAKDTLKSREDSLALAQRQFDVGAASQLDLRTSQTLAETARSDVATYSAQVERDKNALRLLVGTEVPADLLPAGGLITAQILPDLPAGVASDVLTRRPDVLAAEHTLMGANANIGAARAAFFPRISLTGSYGSASADLDGLFKGGTKAWSFAPSISVPIFAGGANKAGLDSAKAGQKIAVANYEKAVQTAFREVADALATQATIGDRLAAQERLAAAAADTTRLTKLRYDRGVDSSLVLLDAQRTQYSAQQGLINARLARASNLVTLYKVLGGGAPKA